GGTCGGCCTCTTCTTCATCGTCATGCTCTTCTTCAACCCGATCATCTCAATCGTGCCGCCGCAGGCCACTTCTCCCGCGCTCATAATCGTGGCCGCGTTCATGCTCAAGAACATGTCCAAGGTCGAATGGGCGGACTGGACCGAGGCGCTGCCCGCCGTGGTCGCCTGCCTCGCGATACCGCTCACGTACTCGATATCCAACGGGCTCGCGCTCGGCTTCATACTCTATCCCGTTCTCAAGATAATCACGGGGCGGTGGCGCGAGGCGAACTGGCTGGTCTACGTGCTCGGCGCGCTGTTCGTGCTCAAGTTCATACTGATCTCTAA
This region of bacterium genomic DNA includes:
- a CDS encoding NCS2 family permease; this translates as VGLFFIVMLFFNPIISIVPPQATSPALIIVAAFMLKNMSKVEWADWTEALPAVVACLAIPLTYSISNGLALGFILYPVLKIITGRWREANWLVYVLGALFVLKFILISN